The following are encoded in a window of Kitasatospora fiedleri genomic DNA:
- the trxA gene encoding thioredoxin: MSTVELTKDNFDEVVQGEDGKAFVLIDFWAAWCGPCRQFAPVFERASDKHADLTFAKVDTEAQQELAAAFDIRSIPTLAIIREGVLVFAQPGALPEAALEDLIGQARKLDMTEVHAGVAAQKADQN, from the coding sequence ATGAGCACGGTGGAATTGACCAAGGACAACTTCGACGAGGTGGTCCAGGGCGAGGACGGCAAGGCGTTCGTCCTGATCGATTTCTGGGCGGCCTGGTGCGGCCCGTGCCGCCAGTTCGCACCGGTCTTCGAGCGGGCGTCGGACAAGCACGCGGACCTCACCTTCGCGAAGGTCGACACCGAGGCCCAGCAGGAGCTCGCCGCGGCGTTCGACATCCGGTCGATTCCGACCCTCGCGATCATCCGCGAGGGCGTCCTGGTCTTCGCCCAGCCCGGCGCGCTCCCCGAAGCCGCCCTGGAGGACCTGATCGGCCAGGCCCGGAAGCTCGACATGACCGAGGTCCACGCCGGCGTCGCGGCCCAGAAGGCCGACCAGAACTGA
- a CDS encoding Fic family protein yields the protein MLYKTPVLRDVDEAVLAEIDDMRGRLRLHLRTSRRWEGQLRRNLTARAIAGSNTIEGYAASVSDVEDIMVGEAPIEANDTVAAEIEGYRQAMTYIQRLAEAGDDFSFSKELLNALHFMMQGHHLLKRPGWWRTGPVYVTSAEDPTIAAYTAPDADSVPALTAELVAWLNEGDLDRPGLVRASMAHLNLVAIHPWADGNGRMSRALHTLVLAREGVVAPEFSSIEEWLGRARNTYRYYDVLAEVGGPVWTPERDTLVWIRFCLRAHHQQAQAVERQVETTREVWTTLDDVIERRGWPDRMLYALYPAAMGNRVRRATYQADADLSEQQAQRDIRELVRAGWLTAKGEAQGRYYTAGTDLPEEITSGARRPRPLREPYQEN from the coding sequence ATGCTCTACAAGACGCCCGTGCTGCGTGACGTCGACGAAGCCGTCCTCGCCGAGATCGACGACATGCGCGGGCGGCTGCGACTGCACCTGCGCACCTCCCGCCGCTGGGAGGGCCAACTGCGGCGCAACCTCACCGCCCGGGCGATCGCCGGGTCGAACACGATCGAGGGCTACGCGGCGAGCGTCTCGGACGTCGAGGACATCATGGTCGGAGAGGCTCCGATCGAGGCGAACGACACCGTCGCCGCCGAGATCGAGGGCTACCGGCAGGCGATGACCTACATCCAGCGGCTGGCCGAAGCCGGGGACGACTTCTCCTTCAGCAAGGAACTGCTCAACGCCCTGCACTTCATGATGCAGGGCCACCACCTGCTCAAGCGCCCGGGCTGGTGGCGCACCGGCCCGGTCTACGTCACTTCGGCGGAGGACCCCACCATCGCCGCCTACACCGCGCCCGACGCCGACTCGGTCCCCGCGCTCACGGCGGAGTTGGTCGCCTGGCTCAACGAGGGTGACCTGGACCGGCCGGGGCTGGTCCGGGCCTCGATGGCCCACCTCAACCTGGTCGCGATCCACCCCTGGGCAGACGGCAACGGCCGGATGTCCCGGGCGCTGCACACTCTGGTGCTGGCCCGGGAAGGCGTGGTGGCGCCGGAGTTCTCCAGCATCGAGGAGTGGCTGGGCCGGGCCCGCAACACCTACCGTTACTACGACGTCCTCGCCGAGGTCGGCGGACCGGTGTGGACTCCGGAACGCGACACCCTGGTCTGGATCCGCTTCTGCCTGCGGGCCCACCACCAACAGGCCCAAGCCGTCGAACGGCAGGTGGAGACCACCCGTGAAGTCTGGACCACCCTGGACGACGTCATCGAGCGGCGCGGCTGGCCCGACCGCATGCTCTACGCCCTCTACCCGGCGGCCATGGGCAACCGGGTCCGCCGAGCCACCTACCAGGCGGACGCCGACCTGAGCGAGCAGCAGGCCCAGCGCGACATCCGCGAACTCGTCCGGGCCGGCTGGCTCACCGCGAAGGGCGAGGCCCAGGGGCGCTACTACACCGCGGGCACCGACCTGCCCGAAGAGATCACCAGCGGGGCGCGCCGCCCCCGGCCGCTGCGCGAGCCCTACCAGGAGAACTGA
- a CDS encoding MarR family winged helix-turn-helix transcriptional regulator yields MDDPRWLNETEMAAWRGFVAATNLVARRLERQLKEDAGLSHTQYEILVQLSAAPGGSLRMTDLADRLVTSKSGLTYQVTQLEKAGLVGRRSCPSDVRGVFAEITDQGWTALRAAAPGHVAAVREALIDVLAPDQLTALADILHTVSDRLRAADS; encoded by the coding sequence ATGGACGATCCCCGCTGGCTCAACGAGACCGAGATGGCCGCCTGGCGCGGGTTCGTCGCCGCCACCAACCTGGTCGCCCGCCGACTGGAGCGCCAGCTCAAGGAGGACGCGGGGCTCTCCCACACCCAGTACGAGATCCTGGTGCAGCTCTCCGCCGCCCCCGGCGGCTCGCTCCGGATGACCGACCTGGCCGACCGCCTGGTCACCTCCAAGAGCGGCCTCACCTACCAGGTCACCCAACTGGAGAAGGCCGGACTGGTCGGCCGCCGCTCCTGTCCCAGCGACGTCCGCGGCGTCTTCGCCGAAATCACCGACCAGGGCTGGACCGCCCTGCGGGCCGCCGCCCCGGGCCACGTCGCCGCCGTCCGCGAAGCACTCATCGACGTCCTCGCCCCGGACCAGCTCACCGCCCTGGCCGACATCCTCCACACCGTCAGCGACCGCCTGCGCGCCGCCGACTCCTGA
- a CDS encoding dioxygenase family protein, whose protein sequence is MSTPTTERMPALYLSHGAPPLADDPVWPGELAAWSADLPRPKAILMVSAHWEEAPLAIGAVRTLPLVYDFWGFPEHYYRVRYAAPGAPELAESVRKLLRAPGTPVQDVPDRGLDHGAYVPLVEMYPDADIPVLQVSLPTLDPRRLMEIGRKLAPLRDEGVLIVGSGFFTHNLRALSPDGRITSVMAEFDDWGRRALDARDLDALLDFEHKAPAGRLAHPRTEHFAPLFVTLGAGEADLGEQRSVIDGFWMGLAKRSIQLG, encoded by the coding sequence ATGAGCACCCCCACCACCGAGCGCATGCCCGCGCTCTACCTCTCGCACGGCGCGCCCCCGCTCGCCGACGACCCGGTCTGGCCCGGCGAACTCGCCGCCTGGTCCGCCGACCTGCCCCGCCCCAAGGCGATCCTGATGGTCTCGGCGCACTGGGAGGAGGCCCCGCTGGCGATCGGCGCGGTGCGCACCCTCCCGCTGGTGTACGACTTCTGGGGCTTCCCCGAGCACTACTACCGGGTCCGGTACGCCGCCCCCGGCGCGCCCGAGCTCGCCGAGTCCGTCCGCAAGCTGCTGCGCGCCCCCGGCACCCCCGTGCAGGACGTGCCGGACCGCGGGCTGGACCACGGCGCGTACGTCCCGCTGGTCGAGATGTACCCCGACGCGGACATCCCCGTCCTCCAGGTCTCGCTGCCCACCCTGGACCCGCGGCGGCTCATGGAGATCGGCCGCAAGCTCGCCCCGCTGCGCGACGAGGGCGTGCTGATCGTCGGCTCCGGCTTCTTCACCCACAACCTGCGCGCCCTCTCCCCCGACGGCCGGATCACCTCCGTGATGGCCGAGTTCGACGACTGGGGCCGCCGCGCCCTGGACGCCCGCGACCTCGACGCACTGCTCGACTTCGAGCACAAGGCCCCCGCCGGACGGCTCGCCCACCCCCGCACCGAGCACTTCGCCCCGCTCTTCGTCACCCTCGGGGCCGGCGAGGCCGACCTCGGCGAGCAGCGCAGCGTCATCGACGGCTTCTGGATGGGCCTGGCCAAGCGGTCGATCCAGCTCGGCTGA
- a CDS encoding NAD(P)-dependent oxidoreductase, with the protein MEPAAHALVAGLRQLADAAPRLLVVGSAGSLTAGSGAPLWDDPFVPPRQFELMRAHGRALDYLRTVRDLDWTVLSPPQSLLPGERTGRYRSGTDALVTAPDGLSTVSLPDLAVALVDELERPAHRGERFTCGY; encoded by the coding sequence GTGGAGCCGGCCGCGCACGCGCTGGTCGCGGGGCTGCGGCAGCTCGCGGACGCGGCCCCGCGCCTGCTGGTGGTCGGCAGCGCGGGCAGCCTCACCGCCGGGTCCGGCGCGCCGCTCTGGGACGACCCGTTCGTGCCGCCGCGCCAGTTCGAGCTGATGCGCGCCCACGGCCGGGCGCTGGACTACCTGCGCACCGTCCGCGACCTGGACTGGACGGTGCTCAGCCCGCCGCAGAGCCTGCTCCCGGGCGAGCGCACCGGCCGCTACCGCTCCGGCACCGACGCCCTGGTGACGGCCCCGGACGGCCTGTCCACCGTCTCGCTGCCGGACCTCGCGGTCGCCCTGGTCGACGAGCTCGAACGCCCCGCCCACCGCGGCGAGCGCTTCACCTGCGGCTACTGA
- a CDS encoding TIGR03084 family metal-binding protein — MADLIVEGAELEALVGGLGPAGFAAETPAAGWTVAHQVAHLAWTDRWTLLAVRDPAGFAAALGREFADGAAAVDRGAAEGVGEDPAALLERWRAGRAEVAAALAEVPPDVRVPWFGPPMKARSMLTARLMETWAHGQDVADALGVERVPTDRLRHVAHLGVRTVGFAFAAHGRPAPDVPFRFDLRSPGGESWCWGAADAADRVSGPALDFCLLVTQRRHRDDLALTARGEAARAWLPIAQAFAGPPGEGRPPRRG, encoded by the coding sequence GTGGCGGATCTGATCGTGGAGGGGGCGGAACTGGAGGCGCTGGTGGGCGGGTTGGGGCCCGCCGGGTTCGCGGCGGAGACGCCGGCGGCGGGGTGGACGGTGGCGCACCAGGTGGCGCACCTGGCCTGGACGGACCGGTGGACGCTGCTGGCGGTGCGGGACCCGGCGGGGTTCGCGGCGGCGCTGGGGCGGGAGTTCGCGGACGGGGCGGCGGCGGTGGACCGGGGGGCCGCCGAGGGGGTCGGGGAGGACCCGGCGGCGCTGCTGGAGCGCTGGCGGGCGGGGCGGGCGGAGGTGGCGGCGGCGCTGGCGGAGGTGCCGCCGGACGTGCGGGTGCCGTGGTTCGGGCCGCCGATGAAGGCGCGGTCGATGCTGACGGCGCGGCTGATGGAGACCTGGGCGCACGGGCAGGACGTCGCGGACGCGCTCGGGGTGGAGCGCGTCCCGACCGACCGGCTGCGGCACGTCGCGCACCTGGGGGTCCGGACCGTCGGCTTCGCGTTCGCCGCGCACGGGCGGCCCGCGCCGGACGTCCCGTTCCGGTTCGACCTGCGCTCCCCCGGCGGCGAGTCGTGGTGCTGGGGCGCGGCGGACGCGGCCGACCGGGTGAGCGGCCCGGCGCTGGACTTCTGCCTGCTGGTCACCCAGCGCCGCCACCGCGACGACCTGGCGCTGACCGCGCGGGGCGAGGCCGCCCGGGCCTGGCTGCCGATCGCCCAGGCGTTCGCCGGGCCGCCCGGCGAGGGGCGTCCGCCCCGGCGGGGGTGA
- a CDS encoding tetratricopeptide repeat protein, producing MTMDARIEKAQLRYEQAVFGGRADVLSAADRDLDAVEADLALARGRVAHARFLEQRVPDERELELFERAAGLYRALGDTRGEGEARFWIGAFHQVVRDDTATALPAFEHALALATAAGDRLTVSYARRHLGIAAHLSGRLDEARTHLEESTRLRRELGFLPGVAANLVGLAHLAARQGRPDDAAAHLREAADLTDAPAARGVRRWVNQARAELATE from the coding sequence ATGACCATGGACGCGCGGATCGAGAAAGCCCAACTCCGCTACGAACAGGCCGTGTTCGGTGGCAGGGCTGACGTCCTGTCAGCGGCCGACCGGGACCTCGACGCCGTCGAGGCCGACCTCGCGCTGGCCCGCGGCCGGGTGGCCCACGCCCGCTTCCTGGAACAGCGGGTCCCGGACGAGCGGGAACTGGAGCTGTTCGAACGCGCGGCCGGGCTGTACCGGGCCCTCGGCGACACCCGCGGCGAGGGCGAGGCCCGGTTCTGGATCGGCGCCTTCCACCAGGTCGTCCGGGACGACACCGCCACCGCCCTGCCCGCCTTCGAACACGCCCTCGCCCTCGCCACCGCCGCCGGGGACCGGCTGACCGTCTCCTACGCCCGCCGCCACCTCGGCATCGCCGCCCACCTGTCCGGCCGGCTCGACGAGGCCCGCACCCACCTGGAGGAATCCACCCGCCTGCGCCGCGAGTTGGGCTTCCTCCCCGGCGTCGCCGCGAACCTCGTCGGCCTGGCCCACCTCGCCGCCCGGCAGGGCCGCCCGGACGACGCCGCCGCCCACCTCCGGGAAGCCGCCGACCTCACCGACGCCCCCGCCGCCCGCGGCGTCCGCCGCTGGGTGAACCAGGCGCGCGCGGAACTCGCCACCGAGTAG
- a CDS encoding multicopper oxidase domain-containing protein, producing the protein MLEQVLDVRFAGIDVPGHGRITTRAYNGALPGPTLRVRAGDTLLLTHVNGLPPNPAAPGTGDARAHGARMPHRPNSFNLHTHGMHVSPSGHADNVLREFAPRAAEGDPEPRYTSVVHVPADHPAGTYWYHPHLHGSTAEQLAGAWRG; encoded by the coding sequence GTGCTGGAGCAGGTGCTGGACGTCCGGTTCGCCGGGATCGACGTGCCGGGCCACGGGCGGATCACCACCCGCGCCTACAACGGGGCGCTGCCTGGCCCGACGCTGCGGGTGCGAGCCGGGGACACCCTGCTGCTCACCCACGTCAACGGGCTGCCGCCGAACCCGGCCGCGCCCGGCACCGGGGACGCCCGCGCCCACGGCGCGCGGATGCCGCACCGCCCCAACAGCTTCAACCTGCACACCCACGGGATGCACGTCTCCCCGTCCGGGCACGCCGACAACGTGCTGCGGGAGTTCGCGCCGCGCGCCGCCGAGGGCGATCCGGAGCCGCGCTACACCAGCGTCGTGCACGTCCCGGCCGACCACCCTGCCGGGACGTACTGGTACCACCCGCACCTGCACGGTTCCACCGCCGAGCAGCTCGCGGGGGCCTGGCGGGGGTGA
- a CDS encoding cupredoxin domain-containing protein: protein MIVVEGDVDEVPEVRTAADLVVCVNELKLRDGRVPAFTSNTWLSGVPSVFTVNGAVGPVLALRPGEVQRWRLVGATAFTALTLQLVGENGTLTMHRIAQDGVTLPAPVAARTVELAMGNRVDVLVRGGAPGRYELRAARVGQPLLTVEVAGEPVDPPMGLPTALPPGRPFLDEREATGPGREVVFHADPGVLPQPFPDAFRILGSHPTPPAHPGGDLRRDPRTACTTPATSTTCCRWAAPNAGRSAPARPPPASTTPSTCTPTRSW, encoded by the coding sequence GTGATCGTGGTGGAGGGCGACGTCGACGAGGTGCCGGAGGTCCGAACCGCCGCGGACCTGGTGGTCTGCGTCAACGAACTGAAGCTGCGCGACGGGCGGGTGCCCGCGTTCACCTCGAACACCTGGCTGTCCGGGGTGCCGTCGGTGTTCACCGTCAACGGCGCGGTCGGCCCGGTGCTGGCGCTGCGGCCGGGCGAGGTGCAGCGGTGGCGGCTGGTCGGGGCCACCGCGTTCACCGCGCTCACCCTGCAACTCGTCGGCGAGAACGGCACGTTGACCATGCACCGGATCGCCCAGGACGGGGTGACACTGCCCGCGCCGGTGGCCGCGCGGACGGTGGAGCTGGCGATGGGCAACCGGGTGGACGTCCTGGTCCGGGGCGGGGCGCCCGGGCGGTACGAGCTGCGCGCGGCGCGGGTGGGACAGCCGCTGCTGACCGTCGAGGTCGCGGGCGAGCCGGTCGACCCGCCGATGGGCCTGCCGACCGCGCTGCCGCCGGGCCGCCCCTTTCTCGACGAGCGGGAGGCCACCGGCCCCGGCCGGGAGGTGGTCTTCCACGCCGACCCCGGCGTCCTCCCGCAGCCGTTCCCGGACGCCTTCCGCATCCTGGGCAGCCACCCGACCCCGCCCGCGCACCCCGGCGGCGACCTGCGCCGCGACCCGCGTACGGCCTGTACGACCCCGGCTACGTCAACCACGTGCTGCCGCTGGGCCGCACCGAACGCTGGACGGTCCGCACCGGCGAGACCTCCCCCGGCTTCAACCACCCCTTCCACCTGCACACCAACCCGTTCCTGGTGA
- a CDS encoding multicopper oxidase domain-containing protein produces the protein MLPLGRTERWTVRTGETSPGFNHPFHLHTNPFLVTHRNGVRLDPPVWHDTVGLAGGHPGDEVTFLVRYEDFTGHALAHCHQLHHEDLGMMQAVSYVEP, from the coding sequence GTGCTGCCGCTGGGCCGCACCGAACGCTGGACGGTCCGCACCGGCGAGACCTCCCCCGGCTTCAACCACCCCTTCCACCTGCACACCAACCCGTTCCTGGTGACCCACCGCAACGGCGTCCGCCTCGACCCGCCGGTCTGGCACGACACCGTCGGCCTGGCCGGCGGACACCCCGGCGACGAGGTGACCTTCCTGGTCCGCTACGAGGACTTCACCGGCCACGCCCTCGCCCACTGCCACCAACTGCACCACGAGGACCTCGGCATGATGCAGGCCGTGTCGTACGTCGAACCGTGA
- a CDS encoding DUF5753 domain-containing protein: protein MRKERGLSLVDLAAELMHAKTVLADVETAVRPIPRELPKELDEFFDAGGIFGHLYKLSYLEAFPDWSRRFMELEPLASQVWEYAASFFPGLWQTEEYGLAALRLGLPRADSEEIERVWSTRAARQSILHGDSPPFMWVVLDENAIRRQVGGPAVMARQIEHVLRLADGPHAAVQVLPFSAGAHGMPSSITLLDFLDAPRAVYAEGYGTGQLLESPAEVQAATLAYDHLQGAALSPKESKVWLRCTMEELLA, encoded by the coding sequence ATGCGCAAGGAGCGGGGGCTCTCGCTCGTGGACCTGGCCGCAGAACTCATGCACGCCAAGACGGTCCTTGCCGACGTGGAAACGGCCGTTCGCCCGATTCCGCGCGAGCTGCCGAAGGAACTCGACGAATTCTTCGACGCCGGGGGGATTTTCGGACACCTGTACAAGCTCTCCTATTTGGAGGCTTTCCCGGACTGGTCGCGCCGGTTCATGGAACTCGAACCGCTCGCCTCCCAGGTGTGGGAGTACGCTGCCAGCTTTTTCCCCGGCCTGTGGCAGACCGAGGAGTACGGTCTGGCCGCGCTCCGGCTGGGGCTGCCGCGCGCCGACTCCGAGGAGATCGAGCGCGTCTGGTCCACCCGAGCTGCGCGGCAGTCCATCCTGCACGGCGACAGCCCGCCTTTCATGTGGGTCGTGCTGGACGAGAACGCCATCCGGCGGCAGGTCGGCGGCCCGGCGGTCATGGCACGGCAGATCGAGCATGTGCTGAGGCTGGCGGACGGACCTCACGCCGCCGTACAGGTGCTCCCGTTCTCGGCCGGGGCCCACGGAATGCCGAGTTCGATCACACTGCTCGACTTCCTCGACGCGCCGCGCGCCGTGTACGCGGAGGGGTACGGCACGGGTCAACTCCTGGAGTCCCCGGCCGAAGTACAGGCCGCCACCCTGGCCTACGATCATCTCCAGGGGGCAGCCCTGTCACCGAAGGAGTCGAAGGTGTGGCTCCGATGCACAATGGAGGAACTCCTAGCATGA
- a CDS encoding DUF397 domain-containing protein, whose amino-acid sequence MSTAFRPSLTEWRKSSYSDPQGQGNCVEIAEAYAASHGVIAIRDSKNPTGEPLLVSVDAWHAFTAAVSAGELGSI is encoded by the coding sequence ATGAGCACCGCGTTCCGCCCGTCCCTCACCGAGTGGCGGAAGTCCAGCTACTCCGACCCGCAGGGCCAGGGTAACTGCGTCGAGATCGCGGAGGCGTACGCCGCCTCCCACGGCGTAATCGCCATCCGCGACAGCAAGAACCCGACCGGCGAACCCCTCCTGGTGTCCGTCGACGCCTGGCACGCCTTCACCGCCGCCGTCAGCGCGGGCGAGCTCGGCTCGATCTGA